One window of the Salvia splendens isolate huo1 chromosome 1, SspV2, whole genome shotgun sequence genome contains the following:
- the LOC121764771 gene encoding uncharacterized protein LOC121764771 produces MSMLERSTIRKVASKMEVSKTTIGRFLKSNQLKPHTSAIKPTLTETNKIERMKWCLSHIQTTLAEGKLLYHSMHNIVHIDEKWFYMTKTSDRYYLLPDEDVPYRSYTSPKKFKEQAKGTMETKPIQSITKEVMTACLLNQIIPSIKAKWPANASKKIFIQQDNAKPHLRAADHQFEALASTDGFEFHLISQPPNSPDTNVLVLGYFRAIQSLQDDKMATSVDDLLRNVFTSFEELSPQTLNRVFITLQSCLTAILQVHGKNDYKIPHMNKNRLERTELPLHFRLKKDW; encoded by the exons ATGTCCATGCTTGAGAGATCAACCATAAGGAAGGTTGCTTCTAAGATGGAAGTAAGCAAGACAACAATTGGTAGATTTCTTAAGAGTAATCAATTGAAACCTCATACAAGTGCTATCAAGCCTACACTTACTGAAACCAACAAAATTGAAAGGATGAAATGGTGTCTTTCTCATATTCAGACTACACTCGCTGAAGGTAAACTTCTTTACCATTCAATGCACAACATTGTTCATATTGACGAGAAATGGTTCTATATGACAAAGACATCAGATAGATACTACCTGTTACCGGATGAAGATGTTCCATACAGGTCAT ATACCAGCCCAAAGAAGTTCAAAGAACAGGCCAAAGGGACAATGGAGACAAAGCCTATTCAGTCAATTACCAAGGAAGTCATGACAGCTTGTCTCCTAAACCAG ATTATACCATCAATCAAAGCCAAATGGCCAGCCAATGCAAGCAAGAAGATTTTCATACAGCAAGATAATGCCAAACCTCACCTTAGAGCAGCTGATCATCAGTTTGAGGCACTTGCAAGTACTGATGGATTTGAATTCCATCTAATTAGCCAACCACCCAACTCCCCAGACACAAATGTGTTAGTCCTTGGGTATTTCAGGGCAATACAGTCACTACAAGATGACAAGATGGCCACAAGTGTAGATGATTTGCTTAGGAATGTGTTTACCTCATTTGAAGAACTctcaccacagactctgaataGAGTATTCATCACTTTGCAAAGCTGTTTGACAGCAATATTACAAGTGCATGGGAAGAATGACTACAAGATCCCTCATATGAACAAGAACAGATTGGAAAGAACAGAGTTGCCTTTACACTTTaggttgaagaaggattggTGA